The following are encoded together in the Montipora capricornis isolate CH-2021 chromosome 5, ASM3666992v2, whole genome shotgun sequence genome:
- the LOC138049051 gene encoding E3 ubiquitin-protein ligase TRIM71-like, which produces MDVEKLLHNVQEHVSCPVCQDVFKDPRHLPCLHSFCLNCLINWHRARGSKKKLRCPKCQGVSRVPSSGDLKDLPISFFVNGLIDALKIKESNEAQVTCGNCHKKSSEASYCFQCGMFFCEQCLMAHSVMQNSKDHRVLAVRDFQDQDYEELLKRPVFCPKKGHEKEELKFFCQNCKDTVCQTCVILHHSGHQVKLTEEEAEAQKIDIAALKKRQNDNVQEKMNIVTQLNEDYARIVQQSENMEQDVESFADNLVATFRETIQAKKEIILSELKEETKKSLETVLTKRTTAQEEIKTIESALQKADQLLTRSTSVEVVQLGKALKKTMEKINRSEPVACDTGVGLFDLVFTENHSILDTVISEKIGILESRHPTKASESVAEGRGLNEGTVGREAQFRLTTINSLGERCYNKQDNVAVEMTDEGGQEYVAHFNISDNKDGIYNISYLPEVEGKCNLSVKVNRKHVRGSPFMIVVKSFNPKLFSFGVKGSGDGMFEYPRGVAVNSKDEIAVTSKHKVQIFNSEGYFVRSFGTYGRNLGEFNFPYGIAFDKDENVLVADTSNHRIQFFSGKGKYIGMFGGEGRLNSQLQYPWGLSLDSSGNIIVADADNKSIKIFSRSGKFLKKIGGPGSLCFPVHCVEWRDDLIVSDYKDHCIKIYTKEGVCKHQFGKLGRGDGKFNCPTFLSVTKSSYVVVCDRDNHRVQVFELPNGKFVGKFGTEGSNLGEFNYPLSLAILSDGQIVVADCWNHRIQIFKS; this is translated from the coding sequence ATGGATGTCGAAAAATTGCTCCATAATGTCCAAGAACACGTCTCGTGTCCGGTGTGTCAAGATGTATTTAAAGATCCAAGACACCTTCCATGTTTGCACAGTTTTTGTCTGAACTGTTTGATAAACTGGCATCGAGCGAGAGGCAGTAAAAAAAAGCTGAGATGTCCAAAGTGCCAAGGAGTCAGCAGAGTTCCTTCAAGCGGTGATCTAAAGGATCTTCCCATCAGCTTCTTCGTGAACGGGTTGATCGATGCcctaaaaattaaagaaagcaaCGAAGCGCAAGTAACATGCGGAAACTGCCACAAGAAAAGCTCAGAAGCATCGTATTGCTTTCAATGTGGCATGTTTTTTTGCGAGCAATGCCTAATGGCACACAGCGTGatgcaaaacagcaaagatcacCGTGTTCTGGCAGTTAGAGATTTTCAAGACCAGGACTATGAGGAGTTATTAAAGCGACCGGTGTTTTGTCCGAAAAAGGGACACGAGAAAGAAGAGTTGAAGTTTTTTTGCCAGAATTGCAAAGACACTGTTTGTCAGACTTGTGTCATCTTGCATCACTCAGGTCATCAAGTTAAATTAACCGAAGAAGAAGCCGAAGCCCAAAAGATCGATATCGCAGCTCTTAAAAAAAGGCAAAACGATAACGTACAAGAAAAGATGAACATAGTCACTCAACTTAACGAGGACTACGCTCGTATCGTTCAACAAAGCGAAAACATGGAACAAGATGTGGAAAGCTTTGCTGACAATTTGGTCGCAACATTTCGAGAAACAATTCAGGCGAAAAAGGAAATTATCCTGTCCGAACTGaaagaagaaacgaaaaagTCGCTCGAAACTGTATTAACTAAGAGGACCACTGCTCAGGAGGAAATAAAAACCATTGAATCAGCACTGCAAAAAGCTGACCAACTTCTAACGCGAAGTACAAGCGTAGAGGTGGTTCAGCTTGGAAAAGCATTGAAGAAAACTATGGAAAAAATCAATCGATCTGAGCCAGTTGCCTGTGACACAGGAGTCGGTTTGTTTGATTTAGTTTTCACGGAAAATCACAGCATACTGGACACTGTCATCAGCGAAAAAATCGGCATCTTGGAATCACGACACCCAACAAAAGCAAGCGAATCTGTCGCAGAAGGCAGAGGACTAAATGAAGGAACTGTTGGGCGTGAAGCTCAATTTCGCTTAACAACAATAAACTCTTTAGGAGAACGGTGTTACAATAAGCAGGATAATGTAGCAGTAGAAATGACAGACGAGGGAGGCCAAGAATACGTCGCACATTTTAACATAAGTGATAACAAAGACGGGATCTACAACATTAGCTATTTGCCCGAAGTTGAAGGTAAATGCAATTTGTCCGTTAAGGTTAACAGGAAACATGTTCGCGGAAGCCCTTTTATGATTGTAGTTAAATCGTTTAATCCCAAACTATTCTCTTTTGGAGTAAAAGGCTCGGGTGATGGGATGTTTGAGTATCCTCGGGGGGTGGCTGTGAATAGCAAGGACGAAATTGCAGTGACATCCAAGCACAAAGTTCAAATCTTCAATAGTGAGGGCTATTTTGTGAGATCCTTTGGCACATATGGTAGAAATCTGGGAGAATTTAATTTTCCTTATGGGATAGCTTTTGATAAAGATGAAAATGTCTTGGTAGCAGACACAAGCAACCATCGTATCCAATTTTTTTCTGGGAAGGGGAAGTACATCGGCATGTTTGGTGGGGAAGGACGCCTCAATAGCCAGCTCCAGTATCCTTGGGGTTTATCATTGGATTCCAGTGGTAATATTATCGTTGCTGATGCGGATAACAAATCGATCAAAATCTTTTCCCGTTCTGGCAAGTTTCTAAAGAAGATAGGTGGCCCTGGATCTCTTTGTTTTCCTGTTCACTGCGTTGAGTGGCGCGATGATCTTATTGTGTCAGACTATAAAGATCATTGTATCAAAATATATACGAAGGAGGGGGTCTGTAAGCACCAGTTTGGCAAACTAGGGAGAGGGGATGGAAAGTTTAATTGCCCCACCTTTTTGTCAGTAACAAAATCAAGTTATGTTGTTGTCTGTGATCGAGACAATCATAGAGTGCAGGTATTTGAACTGCCGAATGGTAAGTTTGTTGGTAAGTTTGGCACAGAGGGCAGCAACTTAGGAGAGTTCAATTATCCACTTTCTTTAGCAATTCTGAGTGATGGTCAAATTGTTGTTGCGGACTGTTGGAATCATCGCATTCAAATATTTAAATCATAG